One genomic window of Solanum dulcamara chromosome 10, daSolDulc1.2, whole genome shotgun sequence includes the following:
- the LOC129869780 gene encoding uncharacterized protein LOC129869780 translates to MGSSTMQLDHNHPLFLGASDTPGAVQIGIQLTGMENYTLGSRAIKLALLTKNKLAFIAGSITRDLKLIWLKDLCDGYDSIVPPSSCECEKSKEYSEHLQKQRLLQFLMGLNDGYRNACGQILMKTTSPNVNQAYALIIQDECQKSLSGGQFLSGEGLDPTALFTARGMQT, encoded by the exons ATGGGAAGCTCGACTATGCAATTGGATCACAATCATCCTCTGTTTTTGGGAGCATCAGACACACCCGGAGCTGTACAAATAGGAATTCAGCTCACTGGCATGGAAAATTATACACTTGGGAGCAGAGCTATAAAACTCGCTCTTTTAACGAAAAACAAGCTTGCATTTATAGCCGGATCAATCACTCGCGATTTGAAGTTGATTTG GTTAAAAGATCTTTGTGATGGGTATGACTCAATAGTGCCCCCATCTTCCTGTGAATGTGAGAAATCAAAGGAATATAGTGAGCATCTTCAGAAGCAGAGATTATTGCAGTTCCTTATGGGCCTAAATGATGGATACCGGAATGCTTGTGGTCAGATTCTGATGAAGACAACATCCCCGAATGTGAATCAAGCCTATGCATTGATCATACAAGATGAATGCCAGAAATCACTCTCAGGAGGACAATTTCTATCTGGTGAGGGCTTGGATCCAACAGCCCTATTCACAGCAAGAGGAATGCAGACATAG